In a single window of the Leptospiraceae bacterium genome:
- a CDS encoding AAA family ATPase: protein MELTEFRISNYRSINNSEWIKTTRITPLVGRNESGKTNILNALYNLNPADGKMTNFNKVKDFPRDRHLSTYQDNLLVVETKWNLIKSEMDEFKSKFSIQKPIGQVYIGRTYKAAYIINIDRLEEKDFIQTAEDSSQKNIKTDIDNWVLSILPKFIYLADYPDLNGHANIEQYIARKANGQNNELDKYFDKLMKVSGLNPQELQALQSQSYELRQQLTNRAGAVVTKKIKELWKDRALKIRFNLDGGHFDTLISDPNASYDVEVNFNERSRGFKWFFSFYITFAADTMDGIAKNAILLLDEPGLYLHAVAQKDLLNHFAKDFTNQILFTTHSPFMIPINSIESIRTVNIETERGTYVNNDPQGDDKTLFPLQAATGYDITQTLFIGDMTLIVEGITDYWYISTISQLLQEKGKKCLERKIVITPAGGATKITYLVSLLVSQNLKIVTLLDAEKTATNAANEMLKSKLLKEDNIIFVNEIDLKISEMDIEDLIDNDVFDKLVKEAYQKELIGKTLALNNSIPRIIHRYEKAFENIGIDFFKTRIAKLFIQKIPSNYSNLLPQVSEEKFERLFDSINKKFNKVIAKQKTPFN from the coding sequence GTGGAATTAACAGAGTTTAGAATAAGCAATTACAGATCAATTAATAATAGTGAATGGATCAAAACTACAAGGATAACACCCCTAGTTGGTCGCAATGAAAGCGGCAAGACTAACATATTAAACGCACTATATAATCTCAATCCTGCTGACGGAAAAATGACGAATTTTAATAAGGTAAAAGATTTTCCAAGAGATCGGCATCTTTCTACATATCAAGATAACTTATTGGTAGTAGAAACAAAATGGAATCTTATAAAATCTGAGATGGATGAGTTTAAAAGTAAATTTTCTATTCAAAAACCCATTGGTCAAGTTTATATTGGTAGGACATACAAAGCAGCGTACATTATTAATATTGATAGGTTGGAAGAAAAAGATTTTATTCAAACTGCGGAAGATAGTTCGCAAAAAAATATTAAAACGGACATCGATAACTGGGTTCTATCCATTTTGCCAAAATTTATTTATTTAGCCGACTACCCCGATTTGAACGGTCACGCAAATATTGAACAATATATAGCAAGGAAAGCAAATGGACAGAATAATGAATTAGATAAGTATTTTGACAAACTCATGAAAGTATCAGGATTAAATCCGCAAGAATTACAAGCTTTACAGTCGCAAAGTTATGAACTTCGACAGCAACTAACTAATCGAGCTGGAGCAGTAGTAACAAAAAAAATAAAAGAACTTTGGAAAGATAGAGCTCTTAAAATTCGATTCAACCTTGATGGTGGACATTTTGATACTCTCATTTCTGATCCGAATGCAAGTTATGATGTAGAGGTAAATTTTAATGAAAGAAGCCGCGGTTTTAAATGGTTTTTCTCTTTCTACATAACTTTCGCCGCTGATACTATGGATGGTATAGCTAAAAATGCCATTTTGCTATTAGACGAACCAGGATTATATCTTCATGCTGTGGCACAAAAAGATTTACTCAACCATTTTGCAAAAGATTTTACAAATCAAATACTATTTACAACACATTCGCCGTTTATGATTCCTATAAACTCTATTGAGTCTATTCGAACGGTAAACATTGAAACAGAGAGGGGGACATATGTAAATAACGATCCACAAGGAGACGATAAGACTCTGTTTCCTTTGCAAGCAGCTACAGGCTATGATATTACACAGACTTTATTTATAGGTGACATGACCTTAATAGTAGAAGGAATAACAGATTATTGGTATATATCTACTATATCACAACTATTACAAGAGAAGGGAAAGAAATGCTTGGAACGAAAAATTGTGATAACTCCAGCAGGTGGAGCAACAAAAATTACCTATTTAGTTTCCCTATTAGTTTCACAGAATTTAAAAATAGTAACCTTATTAGATGCAGAAAAAACAGCAACAAATGCTGCAAACGAAATGCTTAAATCAAAGCTATTAAAGGAAGACAATATAATTTTCGTAAATGAAATTGATTTGAAGATATCTGAAATGGATATTGAGGATTTAATTGATAATGATGTATTTGATAAGCTTGTAAAAGAAGCATATCAAAAAGAGTTAATAGGAAAAACTTTGGCTTTAAACAATTCCATTCCAAGAATAATACATCGGTATGAGAAGGCATTTGAAAATATTGGTATAGATTTTTTTAAAACTAGAATAGCGAAACTGTTCATTCAAAAAATACCAAGTAATTATTCAAATTTGTTACCTCAGGTTTCTGAAGAAAAATTTGAGAGGCTATTTGATTCAATAAATAAGAAATTTAATAAGGTTATCGCAAAACAAAAAACTCCATTTAATTAA
- a CDS encoding thermonuclease family protein, translating into MPKATSNPIFDNLILAIGNTTFPKKVTLYFSKLVFKAKVIEVIDGDTFKGEVDLGFDVTITRHFRVFGIDTPEIFKPKTDSERVRGILAKDRASELLLDKEVEVKLHGTEKYGRALVEVILPGNRDYTNLMIQEGFSKTKEMVVA; encoded by the coding sequence TTGCCAAAGGCAACTTCAAATCCCATATTTGATAATCTCATTTTGGCAATTGGGAATACCACTTTTCCGAAAAAAGTTACACTTTATTTTTCAAAACTGGTATTTAAAGCAAAAGTCATCGAGGTAATCGATGGCGATACATTCAAAGGAGAAGTAGATCTTGGATTTGACGTAACAATAACAAGACATTTTCGCGTGTTCGGAATCGACACACCGGAAATCTTCAAACCGAAAACAGATTCAGAAAGAGTAAGAGGAATCCTGGCAAAAGACAGAGCCTCAGAACTTCTTCTGGATAAGGAAGTAGAAGTTAAACTACATGGCACAGAAAAATATGGACGTGCTCTTGTAGAGGTTATTCTTCCGGGTAATCGTGATTATACTAATCTCATGATTCAAGAAGGATTTAGTAAAACAAAAGAGATGGTTGTGGCTTAG